GACGCCGAGTTCGTCGGCCGCCGCCTGATAGGCGTATCCCTGGGCTGCGCACAGCCGGAAGATCTGCTGATCGAGCGTGCTCAGCGTGCGCACCTCGTCCAGGATCCGATCCACCAGATCCGCGGTGACGACTTGACGCTCCACGTCGACCAGGGCCGGCAGCGTGTCGTCGACGGCCGCGGCGGTGTGCTCACGATCCCGCTGCTGACGCCGGACGCGGTTGGCGCACTGGAATCGGCAGATGGTGACCAGCCACGGCAGCAGCGAGTCGCCGGCCAGTTCGAGATCGGGAAGCTTCCGCCATGCGGCCA
This DNA window, taken from Microbacterium invictum, encodes the following:
- a CDS encoding RNA polymerase sigma factor, whose translation is MTDTAVHSDAELVAAAARGNEHAFRTLYRAYVRPVFWLAYGLVGTRADAEDVAQETFLAAWRKLPDLELAGDSLLPWLVTICRFQCANRVRRQQRDREHTAAAVDDTLPALVDVERQVVTADLVDRILDEVRTLSTLDQQIFRLCAAQGYAYQAAADELGVTHGAVRNRLSRIRTQVRGAVEQEGT